A genomic window from Atribacterota bacterium includes:
- a CDS encoding helix-turn-helix domain-containing protein — MKSFQGAAIAKLAKIHDLSKKARIRLEILDFIQSHPISVTCHWYGITRSTVYRWKKKESQKHEKP; from the coding sequence ATGAAAAGCTTTCAAGGTGCTGCCATTGCCAAACTGGCCAAAATCCATGACCTCTCCAAGAAAGCCAGGATTCGTCTGGAGATTCTCGACTTTATCCAAAGCCATCCCATCTCGGTCACCTGCCACTGGTATGGTATCACCCGGAGCACCGTCTACCGGTGGAAGAAGAAGGAATCCCAAAAACATGAAAAGCCTTGA